A part of Lacerta agilis isolate rLacAgi1 chromosome 7, rLacAgi1.pri, whole genome shotgun sequence genomic DNA contains:
- the DELE1 gene encoding death ligand signal enhancer isoform X2 → MVAGTMLWRLLWSLGRGVRLPGGGGGGGGTAALCRHRPVGPARPCDGDPPPTEDSRHGRHHQHRSCGCENLLHHCTSFTLSALAVLAVELVNHVRRLSSVQPGGGDVGFCQLEGHLAVLPQSQHSVLPTAPSACSSGKEEQHFFLGDDSGYAPKNPSSKTSQPKHYQYVSETGDILFLSSTGSEPDSCLLRLQGNLEEESSVGEAASQMQQVFQASISVASNILGLENMHDKQWKTAFSCFKLAADQNHSKAQFNVGLCYEHGRGTKKNVAKGTGVSQNSPTARQHYQEAAAAGSKAEQERIKVTAQEEIAATQIRDQSPLAAKASSSSPCLQLLDQRPASHFGQPAFGLLHSWSTGSLRDAANSSASCMPTTAFPDNLKLQSLAWSSGVAVG, encoded by the exons ATGGTCGCCGGGACGATGCTGTGGCGGCTGCTGTGGAGCCTCGGCCGGGGAG TGAGGCtccccggaggaggaggaggaggaggaggcaccgcCGCCCTCTGCCGCCACCGGCCTGTAGGCCCGGCGAGGCCCTGTGACGGAGACCCCCCGCCGACCGAGGACAG CCGGCATGGTAGGCACCATCAGCACAGAAGTTGTGGATGTGAGAACCTCTTGCATCACTGCACATCCTTCACCTTG AGTGCCTTGGCTGTTCTTGCTGTGGAGTTGGTGAATCATGTTCGAAGGCTGAGCTCTGTGCAACCAGGTGGAGGAGATGTTGGGTTTTGCCAATTGGAGGGTCATCTTGCTGTTTTGCCCCAAAGTCAACATTCAG TCCTTCCCACAGCCCCTTCTGCTTGCTCCAGTGGGAAAGAGGAACAACATTTCTTCTTGGGAGACGACTCCGGCTATGCACCAAAGAATCCATCTAGCAAAACTTCACAGCCAAAACACTATCAATATGTTTCAGAAACAG ggGACATCCTCTTCCTATCCAGCACAGGTTCTGAACCAGACTCGTGCCTATTACGCTTGCAG GGCAATCTGGAAGAGGAGTCGTCTGTTGGTGAAGCTGCTTCTCAAATGCAGCAGGTGTTTCAAGCCAGCATTTCCGTGGCATCAAACATCCTTG GGCTTGAGAACATGCATGACAAGCAGTGGAAAACGGCCTTTTCCTGCTTCAAGCTGGCTGCAGATCAGAACCACAGCAAAGCCCAGTTTAATGTGGGATTGTGCTACGAACACGGAAGAGGCACCAAGAAGAACGTAGCCAAG GGCACTGGAGTCTCCCAGAACTCACCGACAGCAAGACAGcattaccaggaagcagcagctgccggCTCCAAGGCTGAGCAGGAGAGAATCAAAGTAACGGCACAGGAGGAGATAGCAG CAACGCAGATCCGGGACCAGTCACCACTGGCAGCAAAAGCCTCTTCATCCAGCCCTTGTCTTCAGCTCCTGGATCAGCGGCCGGCTTCTCACTTTGGACAGCCAGCTTTTGGCCTGCTTCACTCCTGGAGCACAGGAAGCCTTAGGGATGCGGCAAATAGCTCTGCAAGCTGCATGCCTACTACAGCTTTCCCAGATAACCTCAAGCTGCAGTCCTTAGCATGGTCTTCAGGAGTAGCAGTTGGATAA
- the DELE1 gene encoding death ligand signal enhancer isoform X1 — protein sequence MVAGTMLWRLLWSLGRGVRLPGGGGGGGGTAALCRHRPVGPARPCDGDPPPTEDSRHGRHHQHRSCGCENLLHHCTSFTLSALAVLAVELVNHVRRLSSVQPGGGDVGFCQLEGHLAVLPQSQHSVLPTAPSACSSGKEEQHFFLGDDSGYAPKNPSSKTSQPKHYQYVSETGDILFLSSTGSEPDSCLLRLQGNLEEESSVGEAASQMQQVFQASISVASNILGLENMHDKQWKTAFSCFKLAADQNHSKAQFNVGLCYEHGRGTKKNVAKAAFYYQRAARQGHPMAQHRYTQCLLRHCPRADNKGNVQEAVSLLDEGAVGGLTEGTGVSQNSPTARQHYQEAAAAGSKAEQERIKVTAQEEIAATQIRDQSPLAAKASSSSPCLQLLDQRPASHFGQPAFGLLHSWSTGSLRDAANSSASCMPTTAFPDNLKLQSLAWSSGVAVG from the exons ATGGTCGCCGGGACGATGCTGTGGCGGCTGCTGTGGAGCCTCGGCCGGGGAG TGAGGCtccccggaggaggaggaggaggaggaggcaccgcCGCCCTCTGCCGCCACCGGCCTGTAGGCCCGGCGAGGCCCTGTGACGGAGACCCCCCGCCGACCGAGGACAG CCGGCATGGTAGGCACCATCAGCACAGAAGTTGTGGATGTGAGAACCTCTTGCATCACTGCACATCCTTCACCTTG AGTGCCTTGGCTGTTCTTGCTGTGGAGTTGGTGAATCATGTTCGAAGGCTGAGCTCTGTGCAACCAGGTGGAGGAGATGTTGGGTTTTGCCAATTGGAGGGTCATCTTGCTGTTTTGCCCCAAAGTCAACATTCAG TCCTTCCCACAGCCCCTTCTGCTTGCTCCAGTGGGAAAGAGGAACAACATTTCTTCTTGGGAGACGACTCCGGCTATGCACCAAAGAATCCATCTAGCAAAACTTCACAGCCAAAACACTATCAATATGTTTCAGAAACAG ggGACATCCTCTTCCTATCCAGCACAGGTTCTGAACCAGACTCGTGCCTATTACGCTTGCAG GGCAATCTGGAAGAGGAGTCGTCTGTTGGTGAAGCTGCTTCTCAAATGCAGCAGGTGTTTCAAGCCAGCATTTCCGTGGCATCAAACATCCTTG GGCTTGAGAACATGCATGACAAGCAGTGGAAAACGGCCTTTTCCTGCTTCAAGCTGGCTGCAGATCAGAACCACAGCAAAGCCCAGTTTAATGTGGGATTGTGCTACGAACACGGAAGAGGCACCAAGAAGAACGTAGCCAAG GCAGCCTTCTACTATCAGCGGGCAGCTCGCCAGGGACACCCCATGGCCCAGCACCGCTACACTCAGTGTCTCCTCCGCCACTGCCCCAGAGCAGACAACAAGGGAAATGTGCAGGAAGCCGTGAGTTTGTTGGACGAAGGCGCCGTTGGTGGGCTGACAGAG GGCACTGGAGTCTCCCAGAACTCACCGACAGCAAGACAGcattaccaggaagcagcagctgccggCTCCAAGGCTGAGCAGGAGAGAATCAAAGTAACGGCACAGGAGGAGATAGCAG CAACGCAGATCCGGGACCAGTCACCACTGGCAGCAAAAGCCTCTTCATCCAGCCCTTGTCTTCAGCTCCTGGATCAGCGGCCGGCTTCTCACTTTGGACAGCCAGCTTTTGGCCTGCTTCACTCCTGGAGCACAGGAAGCCTTAGGGATGCGGCAAATAGCTCTGCAAGCTGCATGCCTACTACAGCTTTCCCAGATAACCTCAAGCTGCAGTCCTTAGCATGGTCTTCAGGAGTAGCAGTTGGATAA